One part of the Brachyspira sp. SAP_772 genome encodes these proteins:
- a CDS encoding FkbM family methyltransferase: protein MSISNDLLNDCRKKLGNKFTKEFIKEKENSDNFINALINTDNFDIFYNMLEEDYSKNIFRKVVLYRYMLAFNPKVHKNLLKEILFSFKYGIISTFKWIIKMISFLITKRFKLPKEIGAWALYYIFYLEQYNVRDVFEVNGDNVLFDVGAWKGDSSYFFSKRSSNNAKIYAFEPDNNAYNVLKNIKDKYNLNNVILQNEILLDCEKDIDFVSMIPNTPTVKKHAITLDMFVEKNNIENIDYIKMDVEGAEQKILEGAVNTIKKYRPSLAIAIYHGGELFMEDFFKIPVFIKSIADDYEYYIRSYSPRGGETILFCKPKE from the coding sequence ATGAGTATATCAAATGATTTATTAAATGACTGCAGAAAAAAATTAGGAAACAAGTTTACAAAAGAATTTATAAAAGAAAAAGAGAATAGCGATAATTTTATAAATGCATTAATTAATACAGATAATTTTGATATTTTTTATAATATGCTTGAAGAAGATTATTCTAAGAATATTTTTAGGAAAGTAGTATTATATAGGTATATGCTTGCTTTTAATCCTAAGGTGCATAAAAATTTATTAAAGGAAATATTATTTAGTTTTAAATACGGCATCATATCAACATTTAAATGGATTATAAAAATGATATCTTTTTTAATTACTAAGAGATTTAAACTTCCTAAAGAAATAGGAGCTTGGGCATTATATTATATATTTTATTTAGAGCAGTATAATGTAAGAGATGTGTTTGAAGTGAATGGGGATAATGTATTATTTGATGTTGGTGCTTGGAAGGGAGACAGCAGCTACTTTTTTTCTAAGAGAAGCTCTAATAATGCAAAAATATATGCTTTTGAGCCAGATAATAATGCATACAATGTTCTTAAAAATATTAAAGATAAATATAATCTCAATAATGTAATACTTCAAAATGAGATTCTTTTAGATTGTGAAAAGGATATAGATTTTGTTTCTATGATACCAAATACTCCTACAGTAAAAAAGCATGCTATTACTTTAGATATGTTTGTAGAGAAAAACAACATAGAAAATATTGATTATATAAAAATGGATGTTGAAGGGGCGGAACAAAAAATTTTGGAAGGTGCCGTAAACACAATAAAAAAATATAGGCCGAGTTTAGCTATAGCGATTTATCATGGCGGAGAGCTTTTTATGGAAGATTTTTTTAAGATACCAGTATTTATAAAAAGCATTGCAGATGATTATGAGTACTACATAAGAAGCTATTCACCTCGGGGTGGGGAGACTATTCTTTTTTGTAAGCCAAAAGAGTAA
- the fabV gene encoding enoyl-ACP reductase FabV — MVVKPQIANNVCRTSHPLGCKKEVENQINYVKSKGKIKSNIKNALILGGSGGYGLASRIVLAYGMNANTLSVSFERAASEEKTATPGWYNNMAFSEFAKRDGIKEKTIVGDAFLESSKENIIKEAKNFFDGKIDCVIYSLATGIRKDEKEGITYRSTLKPIGKDYSGFGVDFMTEELIQVNMPAASEEEIKATVKVMGGDDWRLWIEALIKEDMLSENALTLAYSYIGPEMTKAIYRDGTIGRAKDDLEETAINIDKMMQEKLHGHAYVSVAKAVVTRASAVIPAMPLYISILFKVMKDKNIHEGCIEQMYRQFAEKIYSDKGFILDEKQRLRLDDWELREDVQKEVALAWDKIKDNTTLKENADLNQFRDEYLHLHGFGLDGIDYNADVQI; from the coding sequence ATGGTAGTAAAACCTCAAATAGCAAATAATGTATGCAGAACTTCTCATCCATTAGGATGCAAAAAAGAAGTAGAAAATCAGATTAACTATGTTAAATCAAAAGGAAAGATAAAGTCAAACATAAAAAACGCTTTAATACTTGGAGGGTCTGGCGGATATGGTCTTGCAAGCAGAATAGTGTTAGCATATGGTATGAATGCAAATACTTTAAGCGTATCATTTGAAAGAGCAGCATCAGAAGAAAAAACTGCTACACCGGGCTGGTATAACAATATGGCTTTTAGTGAGTTTGCTAAAAGAGACGGCATTAAAGAAAAAACTATAGTAGGAGATGCTTTTTTAGAATCTTCAAAAGAAAATATTATTAAAGAAGCTAAAAACTTTTTTGATGGCAAAATAGACTGTGTTATATATAGTTTGGCTACTGGTATTAGAAAAGATGAAAAAGAGGGCATTACATATCGTTCTACTTTAAAACCTATAGGAAAAGATTATAGCGGATTTGGTGTTGATTTTATGACTGAAGAGCTTATACAGGTAAACATGCCTGCTGCTAGTGAAGAAGAGATTAAAGCTACTGTAAAAGTAATGGGCGGAGATGATTGGAGATTATGGATTGAGGCTCTAATAAAAGAAGATATGCTCTCTGAGAATGCTTTAACTTTGGCTTATTCTTATATAGGACCAGAGATGACTAAGGCTATATATAGAGACGGCACTATTGGAAGGGCTAAAGATGATTTAGAAGAGACTGCTATAAATATTGATAAGATGATGCAAGAAAAACTTCATGGTCATGCTTATGTAAGTGTTGCTAAGGCGGTTGTTACTAGAGCTTCTGCTGTTATACCTGCTATGCCTTTGTATATAAGCATATTGTTTAAAGTAATGAAAGATAAAAATATTCATGAAGGCTGTATAGAGCAAATGTATAGACAATTCGCAGAAAAAATCTATTCTGACAAAGGCTTTATACTTGATGAAAAACAAAGATTAAGATTAGATGACTGGGAGCTTAGAGAAGACGTACAAAAAGAGGTTGCTCTTGCTTGGGATAAAATTAAAGATAATACTACATTAAAAGAAAATGCAGATTTAAATCAATTTAGAGATGAGTATTTACATCTTCACGGCTTTGGTTTAGACGGCATTGATTATAACGCTGACGTTCAAATATAA
- a CDS encoding DUF2905 domain-containing protein — MNNYFAKMLIVVGIIAIIIGILILLKIPIGKLPGDIVIKKENFTFAFPIVTSIIASIILSLIMWIISKF, encoded by the coding sequence ATGAATAACTACTTTGCAAAAATGCTTATTGTTGTAGGAATCATTGCTATAATAATAGGCATATTAATATTATTAAAAATCCCAATCGGAAAACTTCCGGGAGATATTGTTATAAAAAAAGAAAATTTCACTTTTGCATTTCCAATAGTAACTTCTATAATAGCTAGTATAATATTGTCTCTTATAATGTGGATAATTTCCAAATTTTAA
- a CDS encoding TrkA family potassium uptake protein yields the protein MLQYAVIGVGTLGKALINRLMNKPSIEVLAIDNDINEIEAIKNNVTQALKLDSTQREALEAIEINKFDAVIVTIGEDIMTSILTSLILKELNVKNIIARYSDERHKAILSKIGITHLVSPEESMGIHIAEQLEVGDSLLLYDLTEYHSIVEFPVHAGLAGKNLKELDLRKKYKINVVAIKKETTSILGEKKIIVDCTPDPEESMVEGDILVIAGHDKDIEKLNRKLSE from the coding sequence ATGCTACAATATGCAGTTATAGGAGTTGGTACTTTAGGTAAGGCTCTAATAAATAGATTAATGAATAAACCTTCAATAGAAGTATTGGCAATAGATAATGACATTAATGAAATAGAAGCTATAAAAAATAATGTTACTCAGGCTTTGAAATTAGACTCTACTCAAAGAGAAGCATTAGAGGCTATAGAAATTAATAAATTTGATGCTGTTATAGTTACTATAGGTGAAGATATTATGACAAGCATATTAACTTCACTAATATTAAAAGAACTCAACGTAAAAAATATAATAGCAAGATATTCTGATGAAAGACATAAAGCTATATTAAGCAAAATAGGAATTACCCACCTTGTAAGTCCGGAAGAGTCAATGGGAATACATATAGCTGAACAGCTTGAAGTTGGAGATTCTCTGCTTTTATACGACTTAACAGAATACCACTCAATAGTAGAGTTTCCTGTGCATGCTGGGCTTGCTGGCAAAAACTTAAAAGAACTTGATTTGAGAAAGAAATATAAAATTAATGTTGTAGCTATAAAAAAAGAAACAACTAGTATATTGGGAGAGAAAAAGATTATAGTTGATTGTACTCCTGACCCTGAAGAGTCTATGGTTGAGGGGGACATACTTGTAATAGCTGGGCACGATAAAGACATAGAAAAATTAAATAGAAAACTCTCTGAATAA
- a CDS encoding SDR family NAD(P)-dependent oxidoreductase, with protein sequence MYKEDIKGRLAFISGASAGIGEAVAKMLASNGVNLILTARRIEKLESLKSMLEKDYNIKVKVIKVDYADVNSIKNAVSSLENEWKNIDILINNAGLALGKDYFYNNDIEDSLQMIRVNCEGLIVLTRMIIPLMLNSKNADIINLASTAADEAYFGGAIYCSSKSFVEMFGDVLRVELIDKPIRVTNIKPGAVNTEFSTVRFKGDKEKADNVYKGFDPLYAEDIADNIEYVITRKRHVQVSSMTILAGNQATATMIHRGK encoded by the coding sequence ATGTATAAAGAAGATATTAAAGGCAGATTGGCTTTTATTTCTGGAGCTAGTGCTGGTATTGGTGAAGCTGTTGCGAAGATGCTTGCTTCTAATGGTGTTAATCTTATTCTAACAGCTAGGAGAATTGAAAAATTAGAGTCTCTTAAAAGTATGTTAGAGAAAGATTATAATATAAAAGTAAAAGTTATCAAAGTAGATTATGCCGATGTTAATAGCATAAAAAATGCTGTATCTTCATTAGAAAATGAATGGAAGAATATAGATATACTTATCAATAATGCAGGGCTTGCTTTGGGTAAGGATTATTTTTATAACAATGATATAGAAGACAGCTTGCAGATGATAAGAGTAAACTGCGAAGGTTTGATAGTATTAACTAGAATGATAATACCTCTAATGCTTAATAGTAAAAATGCTGATATCATTAATTTAGCTTCTACTGCTGCAGACGAGGCTTATTTTGGAGGAGCCATTTATTGTTCTAGTAAATCTTTTGTAGAGATGTTTGGAGATGTTTTAAGAGTTGAGTTAATAGACAAGCCTATAAGAGTAACAAATATAAAACCGGGTGCTGTAAACACAGAGTTTTCTACTGTTAGATTTAAAGGAGATAAAGAGAAGGCTGATAATGTTTACAAGGGTTTTGATCCTTTATATGCAGAAGATATAGCCGATAATATAGAATACGTTATCACTAGAAAAAGACATGTTCAAGTATCTAGTATGACTATTTTAGCAGGTAATCAGGCTACAGCCACTATGATACATAGGGGTAAATAA
- a CDS encoding lysophospholipid acyltransferase family protein — MAYKSNKIIMLEYIPLRILMEVISFFPYIFVIFFAKIIGILMFYVAPKTRKIALINLKQAFPEKSYLERRLIARRSMKSMMMTFAEFIKASRMSDEQILKRIKIEGREIFDKALEENKGAVVITGHIGNWEFIASYFGIHGYNPSVIVRPLDNPKLDAYMKSWREKRGAKCIARKGNLKDIFYALRENKPVAFLCDQNYIDGIYVDFFGEKCATAVGPVAVAMKTKAPIVIMYDVPDRYGHHKIIVSEMMYIEEKETKEETLYYNTQKYTKKLEDIIRKYPENWLWVHPRWNTRPNGEPEVFYKHNNYR; from the coding sequence TTGGCTTACAAATCAAATAAAATTATTATGCTTGAGTATATTCCATTAAGAATATTAATGGAAGTTATATCGTTTTTTCCTTATATTTTTGTGATATTTTTTGCAAAGATTATAGGGATTTTGATGTTTTATGTAGCTCCAAAGACAAGGAAAATTGCTTTAATTAATTTGAAGCAGGCTTTTCCAGAGAAATCTTATTTGGAGAGAAGGCTTATTGCTAGACGTTCTATGAAATCTATGATGATGACTTTTGCCGAGTTTATAAAGGCTTCAAGGATGTCAGATGAACAAATATTAAAACGTATAAAGATAGAAGGCAGAGAGATATTCGATAAGGCTTTAGAAGAAAATAAGGGAGCTGTAGTTATTACAGGGCATATTGGTAATTGGGAGTTTATAGCTTCATATTTTGGCATTCATGGATATAATCCTAGTGTTATAGTGAGGCCTTTAGATAATCCTAAACTAGATGCTTATATGAAGTCTTGGAGAGAAAAAAGAGGGGCTAAATGTATTGCTAGGAAGGGCAATTTAAAAGATATATTTTATGCTTTGAGAGAAAATAAGCCTGTTGCTTTTTTATGCGATCAGAATTACATAGATGGAATTTATGTTGATTTTTTTGGTGAGAAATGTGCTACTGCTGTTGGACCTGTTGCAGTTGCCATGAAGACCAAAGCTCCTATAGTTATAATGTATGATGTGCCTGATAGGTATGGTCATCATAAAATAATTGTTTCTGAGATGATGTATATAGAAGAGAAAGAGACTAAAGAGGAGACTTTATATTATAATACTCAAAAATATACTAAGAAATTAGAAGATATTATAAGAAAGTATCCTGAAAATTGGCTTTGGGTGCATCCAAGATGGAATACTCGTCCTAATGGAGAGCCTGAAGTATTTTATAAGCATAATAATTACAGATAA
- a CDS encoding Do family serine endopeptidase, whose product MNQNKKSFMFFLNLGLTFTLLGIIISFFIFSYEKNSKDGDFIVHAQAAPEKAAFNGSLDGALEVESAIREVVNKNMPAVVNISTEIESGQTYEDRYADEFFRFFFGDQMPRQRRSQKSLGSGFIVNDEGYVLSNYHVVKGATKIMVVLYGEDEELPAKLIGYDEAYDLALLKIESDRVFPYVALGDSDAIEPGEFAIAIGNPYGLNNTVTFGIVSAKGRSDVGANRYQRYIQTDVAINPGNSGGPLFNIHGQVIGINTLIYSTSGGSIGIGFATPINIATSVMKDLKENGRVTRGYLGIYLQDIDENLSRGLNVKQNTGVYVSEVIPNSPASKGGLQDGDIIIEFDGERMTKSVDLFNKVATTKVGSKVEVKYLRNGKERVTRITIEAREEDEDVVPSSNSSQSSRDANAWMGLDVSEVTPEISQRLQIRSNERGVVVLNMTQSSKAYAAGLRPGDVIKAINGITISNIDDYNKFVKSYGDDKSFTITIKRSRMTYVIIIEE is encoded by the coding sequence ATGAATCAAAATAAAAAATCGTTTATGTTTTTTCTAAATCTTGGTCTTACATTCACTTTATTAGGAATAATAATATCATTTTTTATATTTTCTTATGAGAAGAACTCTAAAGACGGAGATTTTATTGTACATGCACAGGCTGCACCAGAAAAGGCTGCTTTTAATGGTTCTTTAGATGGGGCTTTAGAGGTTGAGAGTGCTATTAGAGAAGTTGTTAATAAGAATATGCCTGCTGTTGTTAATATATCTACAGAGATTGAGTCTGGTCAGACTTATGAAGATAGATATGCTGATGAGTTTTTTAGATTTTTCTTTGGAGATCAAATGCCTAGACAAAGAAGAAGCCAAAAATCTTTAGGAAGCGGTTTCATAGTTAATGATGAAGGATATGTTCTTTCTAATTACCATGTTGTTAAGGGTGCTACTAAGATTATGGTTGTTTTATATGGTGAAGATGAGGAGTTGCCTGCTAAATTAATAGGTTATGATGAGGCTTATGATTTAGCTTTATTGAAAATAGAATCTGATAGAGTATTTCCTTATGTAGCTTTAGGAGACAGTGATGCTATTGAACCCGGTGAATTTGCTATCGCTATTGGTAACCCTTATGGTTTAAATAATACTGTTACTTTTGGTATAGTTAGTGCTAAAGGTAGAAGCGATGTTGGAGCTAATAGATATCAGAGATACATTCAAACTGATGTTGCTATAAACCCCGGTAATTCTGGCGGACCTTTATTTAATATACATGGTCAGGTTATAGGAATTAATACTTTGATATATTCTACTTCCGGCGGAAGCATTGGTATAGGTTTTGCTACTCCTATTAACATTGCTACTTCTGTTATGAAAGATTTAAAAGAAAATGGAAGAGTTACTAGAGGTTATTTAGGAATATATTTACAAGACATTGATGAAAATCTTTCTAGAGGTTTAAATGTTAAACAAAATACTGGTGTATATGTAAGTGAGGTTATACCTAATTCACCTGCTTCTAAGGGCGGTTTACAAGATGGTGATATTATTATTGAGTTTGATGGCGAGAGAATGACTAAGAGTGTTGACTTATTTAATAAAGTTGCTACTACTAAAGTTGGAAGCAAAGTTGAAGTTAAATATTTAAGAAATGGAAAAGAAAGAGTTACAAGAATTACAATAGAGGCTAGAGAAGAAGATGAAGATGTTGTACCTAGTTCTAATTCATCACAAAGCTCAAGAGATGCTAATGCTTGGATGGGTTTAGATGTTTCTGAGGTTACTCCAGAGATATCTCAAAGACTTCAGATTAGAAGCAATGAGAGGGGTGTTGTTGTATTAAATATGACTCAAAGCTCTAAAGCTTATGCTGCAGGACTTAGACCTGGTGATGTAATTAAGGCTATTAATGGAATAACAATATCTAATATTGATGATTATAATAAGTTTGTTAAATCTTATGGTGATGATAAGTCATTTACAATTACAATAAAACGCTCTAGAATGACTTATGTTATTATTATAGAAGAATAA
- the truA gene encoding tRNA pseudouridine(38-40) synthase TruA, with amino-acid sequence MTNIKITIQYDGTDFYGWQIQPNLRTVQGEIYKAVQKIYSKKSTIYGCGRTDAGVHALGQVANFRVEKMLVPIERVTRALNSSLPKDIRIINAEVVDDSFNARASATFREYIYVVQNSDISVPFYERYSWFYRKNIINEKLINEYAKYLIGEHNFTSFCSTEDENDSKFRYIERVRAIRKKDTIYFIIRGNAFLHNMVRIIVGTLVEGQRKNMPINFIEEILKKEDRTLAFVTAPAHGLYFRRAFFK; translated from the coding sequence ATGACAAATATAAAAATAACAATACAATATGACGGCACAGATTTTTATGGCTGGCAGATACAGCCTAATTTGAGAACGGTTCAGGGTGAAATTTACAAGGCGGTTCAAAAAATATATTCAAAAAAAAGCACCATATATGGATGCGGACGAACTGATGCTGGGGTGCATGCTTTGGGGCAGGTGGCTAATTTTAGGGTTGAAAAAATGCTTGTGCCTATAGAAAGGGTTACTAGGGCTTTAAACTCTTCTCTTCCTAAGGATATAAGAATAATTAATGCTGAAGTGGTTGATGATAGTTTTAATGCAAGAGCTTCTGCTACTTTTAGAGAATATATTTATGTAGTACAAAACAGTGATATATCGGTTCCTTTTTATGAGAGATATTCTTGGTTTTATAGAAAAAATATTATAAATGAAAAGCTTATAAATGAATATGCAAAATATCTTATAGGTGAGCATAATTTTACATCTTTTTGCTCTACTGAAGATGAGAATGATTCTAAGTTTAGATATATTGAGAGAGTGAGAGCTATAAGAAAAAAAGATACTATATATTTTATTATAAGGGGCAATGCTTTTTTGCATAATATGGTTCGTATTATAGTTGGTACATTGGTTGAAGGACAAAGAAAGAATATGCCTATTAATTTTATAGAAGAGATATTAAAAAAAGAGGATAGAACTCTTGCTTTTGTAACTGCTCCTGCTCATGGGCTTTATTTTAGAAGGGCTTTTTTTAAATAG
- the aroF gene encoding 3-deoxy-7-phosphoheptulonate synthase produces MIVVMKPNAKEEHIESIIERLKNAGLGIHKSVGVDYTVIGMVGDTSKIDRELIASLPGVSKVLKVQEPFKRANRVFKKEDTIVDVSGVKIGGEKPVIIAGPCSVESEEQLISIAKSVKASGASMLRGGAFKPRTSPYAFQGLALDGLKILKLAKEEVGIPIVSEIVSIRHLEDFENTVDMIQIGARNMQNFELLKEVGKLKKPILLKRGLANTIEEWLMSAEYILNQGNDNVVLCERGVRTFETYTRNTFDVSAIPAIKRLSHLPVIGDPSHASGKSWMALPLTLATISAGADGMIIEVHNDPEHALCDGAQSIRPEVFDDIMQSVNMISDTVAKIKEKHNGKIYTK; encoded by the coding sequence ATGATAGTAGTAATGAAACCAAATGCCAAAGAAGAGCATATAGAAAGTATTATAGAAAGATTAAAAAATGCAGGTTTAGGAATACATAAAAGTGTTGGTGTGGATTATACAGTAATAGGAATGGTTGGTGATACTTCCAAGATAGACAGAGAATTAATAGCATCTTTACCCGGAGTATCAAAAGTTTTAAAAGTACAAGAGCCATTTAAAAGGGCAAATAGGGTATTTAAAAAAGAAGATACTATAGTAGATGTGTCTGGTGTAAAAATAGGAGGAGAGAAACCCGTAATAATAGCAGGACCTTGTTCTGTAGAAAGTGAGGAACAATTAATAAGCATAGCAAAAAGCGTAAAAGCTTCAGGAGCTTCAATGCTTAGAGGGGGAGCTTTTAAGCCAAGAACTTCACCTTATGCTTTTCAGGGCTTGGCACTTGACGGACTTAAAATATTAAAACTTGCAAAAGAAGAAGTTGGCATTCCTATAGTAAGTGAGATAGTATCTATTAGACATTTAGAAGATTTTGAAAATACTGTTGATATGATTCAAATTGGGGCAAGAAACATGCAAAACTTTGAGCTTCTAAAAGAGGTTGGAAAATTAAAAAAACCAATACTTTTAAAAAGGGGCTTAGCTAACACTATAGAAGAATGGCTAATGAGTGCTGAGTATATACTTAATCAGGGTAATGATAATGTGGTATTATGTGAGAGAGGAGTAAGAACATTTGAAACTTACACAAGAAACACTTTTGATGTATCGGCAATACCAGCAATAAAGCGTTTGAGCCATTTACCTGTTATAGGTGACCCTTCGCATGCAAGCGGTAAATCTTGGATGGCACTTCCTTTAACTCTTGCTACCATTTCTGCAGGTGCTGACGGTATGATTATAGAAGTGCATAATGACCCTGAGCATGCTTTATGTGATGGGGCACAATCTATAAGGCCAGAGGTGTTTGATGATATTATGCAGTCTGTTAATATGATATCTGATACTGTTGCAAAAATAAAAGAAAAACATAATGGCAAGATTTATACTAAATAA